Proteins found in one Pediococcus claussenii ATCC BAA-344 genomic segment:
- a CDS encoding glycosyltransferase has product MLNDNDSELKKFHLFHSKPVFVPVILIIWLFIMCLYEYLTYTDSILPILAKKQPLEVILPIFNQLFVALFFLLGITNIIIAIRYAMIKDKVKESELAILAKETPADWHPKVELLYTTYNDFIPYALAQCLKQTYDNTQGVILDNSTDPKYIKMIDDFVIAHPNVKLVRDSQNKHAKAGNLNNYLCNGTHDYDYFVILDSDELLENRFVEKCLKMFYYNDIGILQCNHISGQNHNSFMRTFSSSGNIFWPVQNVVRSVEGGWLNKTVSGVSVGQTGGALCIELGHGVMISRECFEDIGQMPYAVAEDLCTSIEATLKGWNIKFASQIYGNEAFPVNMAALMIRSSKFCSANFEFFKKYSARIIKSKTISLYQKIDLFCFTLSVPISAFQYISLVITSIICPVLHIPLVTQLFMLLPTLVCYFSQSLVDTVFHLTNGMKFLDLLAYEVESMLLYGSFYFITVKSTVLALMNKPAKFIVTPKVNEHITFLHAIRNHYQGILFSIFTIIACIAISGSYWVLLSFIPGCFGFLFEMQANYLTSEEQAKADKLQSYSNKALQSGNTETVDWND; this is encoded by the coding sequence ATGTTAAATGATAATGATTCAGAACTAAAAAAATTTCACTTGTTTCATTCTAAACCAGTCTTTGTACCAGTTATTTTAATTATTTGGTTGTTTATTATGTGCTTATATGAATATTTAACATACACAGATAGCATACTTCCTATTTTAGCTAAAAAGCAACCACTAGAAGTAATTTTACCTATATTCAATCAATTATTTGTGGCACTTTTCTTTTTGCTTGGAATAACTAATATTATTATCGCTATCCGCTATGCAATGATTAAAGACAAAGTAAAAGAATCCGAACTAGCAATACTCGCAAAAGAAACGCCTGCAGACTGGCACCCTAAAGTTGAGTTATTGTATACGACCTATAATGATTTTATACCTTATGCACTAGCTCAATGTTTAAAACAGACATATGATAACACGCAGGGCGTTATTTTGGATAACTCTACAGACCCCAAATACATCAAGATGATTGATGATTTTGTGATAGCCCATCCTAATGTAAAGTTAGTCAGAGATTCTCAAAACAAGCATGCTAAAGCTGGAAACTTAAACAATTATTTGTGTAATGGCACTCATGACTACGATTACTTTGTTATCCTAGATAGCGATGAATTATTAGAAAATAGATTTGTAGAAAAATGTTTAAAGATGTTTTATTACAATGATATTGGCATTCTTCAGTGTAATCACATTAGTGGACAAAACCACAATTCGTTTATGCGTACTTTCTCTAGTTCTGGCAATATTTTTTGGCCAGTGCAAAACGTTGTACGAAGCGTTGAAGGTGGCTGGTTAAATAAAACTGTGTCTGGCGTTTCTGTAGGCCAAACTGGAGGTGCATTATGTATTGAATTAGGTCATGGCGTCATGATTTCACGTGAATGCTTTGAAGATATTGGACAAATGCCCTATGCGGTGGCAGAAGACCTTTGTACTTCTATTGAAGCTACACTAAAAGGCTGGAACATTAAATTTGCTTCACAAATTTACGGTAATGAAGCGTTTCCTGTTAATATGGCAGCATTAATGATTAGATCTAGTAAGTTTTGTTCTGCAAATTTTGAATTTTTTAAAAAATATTCGGCGAGAATCATCAAGTCAAAGACCATAAGTCTCTATCAAAAAATCGACTTGTTTTGTTTTACCCTATCAGTTCCAATAAGTGCTTTTCAATATATTAGCTTAGTTATTACTAGTATAATTTGTCCAGTGTTGCACATTCCACTAGTAACACAATTATTTATGTTATTACCAACGTTAGTCTGTTACTTTAGTCAAAGTTTGGTCGATACTGTCTTTCATTTGACAAACGGTATGAAATTCTTAGATTTATTGGCTTATGAAGTAGAATCAATGTTGTTATATGGATCTTTTTATTTTATTACAGTCAAGTCTACCGTACTAGCTTTAATGAACAAACCTGCTAAATTCATAGTTACACCGAAGGTTAATGAGCATATAACTTTTCTGCATGCAATAAGAAATCATTATCAAGGAATCTTATTTTCAATATTTACAATAATTGCATGTATTGCAATTTCTGGAAGTTATTGGGTGTTATTATCATTTATTCCGGGTTGTTTT
- a CDS encoding DUF536 domain-containing protein — MSKTIRELADELKVSKQTIQYHYQRLPTKNQQKDSQGTNMISLTAERIIRDKVAKPLVAKNQQTGGKKVTKSSKENNELIVTLRREIEDLKSQRDKQLATKDQQISNKDRQIDRLTKLVDQQQQLQLATVAENHRLKEHVRKLSELSEPSSSIQKRAKNDKDDTLSNNINSSQVKDKNDKQKEKKVSNNNKANNSWWHFW, encoded by the coding sequence ATGTCTAAAACTATTAGAGAACTTGCTGATGAATTGAAGGTCTCTAAACAAACTATTCAATATCACTACCAAAGACTACCAACAAAGAACCAACAAAAAGATAGTCAAGGTACAAACATGATTAGCCTTACAGCTGAAAGGATTATTAGGGACAAGGTAGCAAAGCCTTTGGTAGCAAAGAACCAACAAACAGGTGGCAAAAAAGTGACAAAATCTAGCAAGGAAAATAATGAGCTAATTGTTACTCTAAGAAGAGAAATAGAAGATTTAAAGTCTCAACGTGACAAACAGCTTGCTACCAAAGACCAGCAAATAAGTAACAAAGATCGACAAATAGATCGCCTAACAAAATTGGTGGATCAGCAACAGCAGTTACAACTAGCCACGGTAGCAGAAAACCATCGATTAAAAGAGCATGTACGGAAACTGAGTGAGTTGTCTGAACCCTCTAGTTCAATTCAAAAACGGGCAAAAAATGATAAAGATGATACCTTGTCGAATAACATTAATTCTAGTCAAGTCAAAGATAAAAACGACAAGCAGAAAGAAAAGAAAGTATCTAATAATAATAAAGCCAATAATAGTTGGTGGCATTTCTGGTAA